The window ACTCGTGCGGAAGCTTCCTGAGCCGATCAAGCGCGTGGTAGGCGATCTTTCCAACTCGGAAAAGGTCATCGTGGGCATGGATATCCAAAGCCTGAAAGCAAACTAGGGGAGTCCACCCGCAAAGGACGTGCGAAGGGATTAACATGATGCAAAGGGAGCGAAGCCAATACATCGACAGTACCCGGGAGTTTGAGGAGATGTTGAAAAACACCTCGGGTGAACAGCACTATGTGCTGCGCCTTTATGTGACAGGGTCGACCATGCGTTCGGCGAAGGCCATCGAGACGATCCGGGCGCTCTGCGACGATTATCTCGCGGGGCACTACGACCTTACGGTCGTCGACATTTACCAGCAACCGACAGCAGCCCAGGATGACCAGATCATCGCCGCTCCCACGCTGGTCAAGTCGGAGCCGCTGCCGCACAAGCGCCTGATCGGAGACCTTTCCGATCGCGAACGCATCCTGGTCGGTCTCGATCTCACCCACGAAACCCCTGAACACGGAGAAGACGACGAATGAACGGAAATCCTGGGGAGCCGCCCGCCGAGTCGGCTGAAAATGCTGGCAATCGCGGAGTCTGGCTGAGCCCGACGGAGTTTGGGCAATTGCAAGCCAGCCTCCATGAGGCGCAGGAGACTCTCAACGCCATCCGCAATGGCGAGGTCGATGCGGTGGTCGTCACCGGCAGCAAGGGAAACAAGATTTACAGCCTCTCCGGGGCGGAGCACCCCTATCGCATCTATGTCGAGCAGATGCAGGAGGGGGCGGTAACCGTGACTCCGGAAGGCCTCATCCTGTATTGCAATCAGCGATTTGCGGAAATGCTCGGCGAGCCGCTCGACCAGGTGATCAGCTCGCAACTCATCCCGCGACTCGATGCGGAGAGCTGGGCTGCCATCTCGACAGTGCTGGGCGATCACGAGGGCGCGACCAAGCACGAGAGCTTCCTCCAGTGCGCGGAGGGCGTGGCATTGCCCGTGCACTTCACCGCGAGCCCGCTGCCGCTCATGGACCAGACGGTGATCTGCCTCGTCGTGACCGACCTGAGCTTGCAGAAATCCGGTGAGGTTTTGAGGCTGGCCAAGGAGGTCGCCGAGCGATCGAGCGCGGCGAAGGACAGCTTCCTCGCGGCCCTCAGCCACGAGCTACGCACCCCGCTCACGCCCGCGTTGATGGGCGTCGCCACGCTCCAGCAGGAGCGGGGTTTGCCTGCGGGAGTATTGACTCATCTTTCCATGATCCGGCGCAATATCGAGCTGGAGATTCGCCTCATCGACGACCTCCTCGATCTCACGCGGATCGCCCATGGAAAGTTTGAGCTGCAGGATGCGGAGATGGATATCAACTCCGTCCTCGATCGGGTGCTGGAGATTTGCCGCTCGACCTGGGAGGCCAAGAATCTGACTCTCACGGTGGAGCGTTCCGCCGTCGACACCCGCACGGTCGGTGACGTCGTGAGGCTCCAGCAGGTGCTTTGGAACGTGATCCGCAACGCGGTGAAGTTCACCCCCTCAGGCGGATCGATCTGGATCACCACGGAAAATCCCACACCTGGTGCGTTTCGCATTTCCGTGCGGGACTCGGGCATCGGCTTCAATGCGGCGGAGGAGCCGCAGCTCTTTCAGCCCTTTGAACAGGTGGGCCGCGAGATCACACGGCTCTTTGGCGGCCTGGGTCTCGGATTGTCGATCAGCAGGTCGATTGTTTCCGCCCACGGCGGCCGTATCTGGGGCGAGAGTCCGGGGCCGAACAAGGGTGCGACTTTTCACGTCGAGATCCCGCTGCGCCGGAGCGCGCAACCCTCCCAGCAGGACGACGCGATGGAGGCGGAGCCGGGGATGCGGCGGAGCCTGGTGATCCTCCTCGTCGAGGATCACGATGATACCCGCCAACTGCTCCAGATGATCCTAAGTCAAAAAGGCCATGCCGTGCATGCGGCCGCCACCGGCGAGGATGCGCTGGCGCTCGCAGAGAAGGAGTCGTTTCATCTCGTCATCAGCGATCTCGGTCTGCCCGACATCTCCGGCTCGGCCCTGATGAGCCAGCTGCGCTCCCGCTATCCGAAGCTGCGAGGGGTCGCCGTGAGTGGTTATGGCATGGAGGAGGATGTGCGCCGGAGCAAGGAATCGGGATTTGATCATCACCTGACCAAACCTGTGGACCCCGCCCGTCTGGATCGCCTCATTGGCGAGTTGGCACAGGAGATTCTTTAGGGTTTCAGGAGCGGCTGTGCGCTGACGCGACCGTTTAGCTCTCGGTTTCCGGGATGCCGGAGAGATGCTGGGGCAGGGCGGCGCGCAGGCGGCGCAGGCCGGTACGGCCGACGGGTATCGGCTCCTCCGCCCCTTCCATGAAGACCCGGGCGCCTCGCGAGGGGCTGATCTCCACTGAGCTCAGCCGGTTGAGATTCAGGATGAGCGAGCGATCCACCCGGACAAAAGGCGGCGAGGGGAGCGTGCGCTCGTAGATGCCGAGCGTCTGGCAGATCAACAGCGGGGAAAGCTCGGCCACGGCGACACGGGTGAAATCTCCCTCGGCCTTCAGGGAAATGAGATTCGAAAGCGGCGCGATGATGGTGCGCTCGGGCGTGCGCAGGCAGATGCGGTCGGAGAGAGCGTAGGGCGGCTGGTCGCCCGAGCCGATCTCGGAGCGGATGCGGCGCAGGGTCTCCTCCAGTCGCGAGCGACGGACAGGCTTGAGTAGATAATCGACCGCTTCGACGTCAAAAGCCTGCGTGGCGTAATCCGAGTACGCCGTGACGAAGACCACGAGCGGCACGCGGTCGAGAGACTCCAGGACGTTGAATCCATCGCCTCCCGGGAGACGGATATCGAGAAAGATGACATCGGGCGAAAGCGACGGGATCTGCGCCACGGCAGAGGCGGCGGTATCGGCCTCGCCGACGATCTCGACGTCGGAAAACTCGTGCAGCAGCTCGCGCAAACCTTGTCGGGCGAGACGTTCGTCGTCGATGAGCATGACGCGGATGGGGCCGTGCGCCGATGCGACAGGTGTCGTCATCTCGGCAGACGGATGCGTGACGGTGACTGGCGAATTCATGGCAGCGTAGAACCCTGGGGAACCGGCTCTGGATTCTGCCAGCGAAAGCGTGGGGTGGGAAGTTTTTTGAGCGGGTCTAGACCGCCTCCGCCGCACCCCACAGCTGAATGGTCGCACAGACTACCCGCCCCCTCTGCTCGAGGGTGAAGTGATGGCGGCCCGGGTAATAGATCTCCAGACGTCGGCTGAGGGTGTCGAGGCCGACGCCCCCTGCCTTGTCGCGCGGGGTGGACTCGAGATGCCCGCTGTTCATCACCTCGATCTCGAGCACCCCACCCGTCTGAAAGGCCCGGATGTCGACGGTCATGGCATTGGCCGACTGATGAAAGCCCCATTTTAGCGCGTTTTCGACGAGGGGTTGGAGGATGAAGGTGGGGACGCGATGGGTGAGGGCCTCCGGCGACGCATCGACGGAGAACTGCAGCCGTTCGCCAAACCGGGCTTTCTCGATCTCCAGATAGGCATGCATGGCCCCGAGTTCGGACTCCAGCGCGGTAAAGGTCTGTTTGCGATGTTCCAGGGAGTAGCGGAGATAATCCGACAGACGGCAGATCATCTCGACGGCTTCATCGGGATGGGCATGGACCTCTGCGGCGATGCCGTTGAGGGAATTGAATAGAAAATGAGGGTCGAGCTGGGCCCGGAGCATCTGGAGTTCCATCCGATGAGCCTGGTGCTCCGCCTCCTCGGCATGGCGCGATTCTGCCGTCCACGCCTTCTCCGCCTGAAACCAGAAATACCCGAGGCTCCACCCCAGGAGGGCTGTCCACATGATGGTAAACCGCAGCATGGACGACTCCAGATCGGTGATGTTTTGCATCCGCCATCCCGTCAGCAAGGTGATCAGGTAGGTGGCGAGAGAAAGGATGATCGACCAGAACAGGCTGACCGCAACCACCGAGAGAGCGGTGCGCAGTCGAAACGGGATGCCAAAGCGCTGGTAATAGCGACGCAGAATGAGCGATGTCCCGAGTGCGAGACTTTCGTTCAAGATGGTGAGAATCAACGCCTTCGGTACATCGAGGTGAAAGAGGCACCGGACGAGGAAGGTCATCATCGCAAAGACCAGCCAGGCGGCCAGATTTACCCTCCAGAAGGAGAGGGAGATGAGCTTGCGGCGGATGACCTGGCGACGCAGCCAGCGCAGCACCACATCGCCGAACGGAGCGGGCGGCGGATGGGGGGTGGAACGGGGCGCGTTTTGTGGCTGATTCATCGAGTATCCGCGACGCTTGGTCGAGTTCGCGTGGCCTCCCCTTACATGCCCGGTTAACCCTCCTGCAAAGAAAATTATGAAGAGGAATCCCCTTTTTCCGCTTATCACCCTCCTGCTGGGGCTGCTGACGACATTCCTGTCTCAGGCCTCGGCCAGCGCGGCTCCCACCGTGGCTCTCTCGGTCGAGAGTAAATGGGACTCCGGTTTTACCGGAAAAGTCACCGTCTCGAACCCCGGCACGACGGCCATCAGTGGCTGGACGCTGGTATTTGACCTGAATCGCACGATCACGAGTTCGTGGAGTGCGGTACAGAAGAGCAAGTCGGGCTCGACCTATACCTTCACCAACGAAAGCTGGACCGGCAACATCCCGGCTGGCGGCTCCGTTTCCTTCGGCATCCAGGTCGATGGTACGGCCAAGGACGCACTGCTGACCAATGCCAAGTTGAACGGCTCCGCCATCGCCAGCTCGACCACCGGGAACACCAGTGGATCGACCACAGATAGCGG of the Terrimicrobium sacchariphilum genome contains:
- a CDS encoding circadian clock KaiB family protein, which translates into the protein MMQRERSQYIDSTREFEEMLKNTSGEQHYVLRLYVTGSTMRSAKAIETIRALCDDYLAGHYDLTVVDIYQQPTAAQDDQIIAAPTLVKSEPLPHKRLIGDLSDRERILVGLDLTHETPEHGEDDE
- a CDS encoding PAS domain-containing hybrid sensor histidine kinase/response regulator; this encodes MNGNPGEPPAESAENAGNRGVWLSPTEFGQLQASLHEAQETLNAIRNGEVDAVVVTGSKGNKIYSLSGAEHPYRIYVEQMQEGAVTVTPEGLILYCNQRFAEMLGEPLDQVISSQLIPRLDAESWAAISTVLGDHEGATKHESFLQCAEGVALPVHFTASPLPLMDQTVICLVVTDLSLQKSGEVLRLAKEVAERSSAAKDSFLAALSHELRTPLTPALMGVATLQQERGLPAGVLTHLSMIRRNIELEIRLIDDLLDLTRIAHGKFELQDAEMDINSVLDRVLEICRSTWEAKNLTLTVERSAVDTRTVGDVVRLQQVLWNVIRNAVKFTPSGGSIWITTENPTPGAFRISVRDSGIGFNAAEEPQLFQPFEQVGREITRLFGGLGLGLSISRSIVSAHGGRIWGESPGPNKGATFHVEIPLRRSAQPSQQDDAMEAEPGMRRSLVILLVEDHDDTRQLLQMILSQKGHAVHAAATGEDALALAEKESFHLVISDLGLPDISGSALMSQLRSRYPKLRGVAVSGYGMEEDVRRSKESGFDHHLTKPVDPARLDRLIGELAQEIL
- a CDS encoding LytR/AlgR family response regulator transcription factor, whose translation is MNSPVTVTHPSAEMTTPVASAHGPIRVMLIDDERLARQGLRELLHEFSDVEIVGEADTAASAVAQIPSLSPDVIFLDIRLPGGDGFNVLESLDRVPLVVFVTAYSDYATQAFDVEAVDYLLKPVRRSRLEETLRRIRSEIGSGDQPPYALSDRICLRTPERTIIAPLSNLISLKAEGDFTRVAVAELSPLLICQTLGIYERTLPSPPFVRVDRSLILNLNRLSSVEISPSRGARVFMEGAEEPIPVGRTGLRRLRAALPQHLSGIPETES
- a CDS encoding sensor histidine kinase; translated protein: MNQPQNAPRSTPHPPPAPFGDVVLRWLRRQVIRRKLISLSFWRVNLAAWLVFAMMTFLVRCLFHLDVPKALILTILNESLALGTSLILRRYYQRFGIPFRLRTALSVVAVSLFWSIILSLATYLITLLTGWRMQNITDLESSMLRFTIMWTALLGWSLGYFWFQAEKAWTAESRHAEEAEHQAHRMELQMLRAQLDPHFLFNSLNGIAAEVHAHPDEAVEMICRLSDYLRYSLEHRKQTFTALESELGAMHAYLEIEKARFGERLQFSVDASPEALTHRVPTFILQPLVENALKWGFHQSANAMTVDIRAFQTGGVLEIEVMNSGHLESTPRDKAGGVGLDTLSRRLEIYYPGRHHFTLEQRGRVVCATIQLWGAAEAV